The proteins below are encoded in one region of Lactuca sativa cultivar Salinas chromosome 3, Lsat_Salinas_v11, whole genome shotgun sequence:
- the LOC111880266 gene encoding scarecrow-like protein 32 encodes MQFTETLPAPPLHLTTKPCQNFTPMNPNQIHRTRPWPGFPAPNKALGTFGDANCMEQLLVRCANAIESNDATLSQQILWVLNNIAPSDGDSNQRLTCGFLRALIARAAKTGTCKMLTAALSNSNITIQTHKFSIIELASFVDLTPWHRFGFTAANAAILEAVEGYSTVHIVDLSLTHCMQIPTLIDAMAGKLEGPPVVKLTIAGATEDVPPMLDLSYDELGIKLVNFARSRNIILDFNVIPSSSSDGFSSLIEHLKLQNLVHGNETNEALVINCHMMLHYIPEETPTATTSTTPFSFEDATPRALFLKQIRSLNPTLVVLADEDADFTSNNLVCRLRSAFNYLWIPYDIVDTFLPKGSKQRQWYEADIGWKIENVIAHEGLHRVERLEPRARWVQRMRNTGFRGVGFGEDIVTEVKGMLDEHAAGWGLKKEEDDLVLTWKGHNVVFTTAWVPT; translated from the coding sequence ATGCAGTTCACTGAAACTCTTCCAGCTCCCCCACTCCATCTCACCACTAAACCATGCCAAAACTTCACTCCTATGAACCCAAACCAAATCCATCGTACGCGACCCTGGCCGGGATTTCCAGCGCCTAATAAGGCGCTTGGAACCTTCGGGGATGCCAACTGCATGGAGCAGTTGCTTGTTCGTTGTGCTAATGCAATCGAAAGTAATGATGCTACTCTCTCTCAACAAATCTTGTGGGTTCTTAACAACATCGCGCCTTCCGATGGGGATTCCAATCAAAGACTCACATGTGGCTTCCTACGAGCCTTGATTGCTCGAGCTGCCAAAACCGGAACCTGTAAGATGCTTACAGCTGCCCTCTCGAATTCCAATATCACCATCCAAACGCATAAGTTTTCCATTATTGAGCTTGCGAGCTTTGTTGACTTGACGCCATGGCATCGGTTTGGTTTCACAGCTGCCAACGCCGCCATACTTGAAGCAGTGGAAGGATACTCGACTGTTCACATCGTCGATTTGAGTCTGACACATTGCATGCAAATCCCTACTTTGATTGACGCCATGGCTGGGAAATTAGAAGGTCCACCGGTCGTCAAGCTCACGATAGCTGGAGCCACGGAGGATGTTCCTCCGATGCTGGATCTGTCATACGATGAGCTTGGGATTAAGTTAGTAAACTTTGCTCGTTCAAGAAACATAATCTTGGATTTCAATGTAATTCCTTCGAGTTCTTCGGATGGATTCTCTTCGTTAATCGAACATCTGAAGCTTCAAAACCTAGTACATGGAAACGAGACTAACGAAGCACTCGTAATAAACTGTCACATGATGCTTCATTACATACCAGAAGAAACCCCAACAGCAACGACGTCGACGACTCCCTTTTCTTTCGAAGACGCAACCCCACGAGCTTTATTCTTGAAACAAATCCGAAGTTTGAATCCAACCCTCGTAGTTTTAGCAGATGAAGATGCAGATTTCACTTCAAATAACTTGGTTTGCAGATTAAGGTCAGCTTTTAATTACTTATGGATCCCATACGACATAGTCGACACTTTTTTACCAAAAGGAAGCAAACAACGACAGTGGTACGAGGCTGATATTGGTTGGAAGATCGAGAATGTTATAGCCCATGAAGGGTTACATAGAGTTGAGCGACTTGAGCCACGAGCAAGATGGGTTCAGAGGATGAGAAATACAGGGTTTCGAGGGGTTGGATTTGGAGAAGATATCGTAACAGAAGTGAAAGGGATGCTGGATGAACATGCGGCTGGATGGGGGTTGAAGAAGGAAGAAGATGATCTTGTTCTTACTTGGAAAGGACATAATGTGGTTTTTACAACTGCTTGGGTACCAacttaa